A DNA window from Ranitomeya imitator isolate aRanImi1 chromosome 2, aRanImi1.pri, whole genome shotgun sequence contains the following coding sequences:
- the LOC138663891 gene encoding zinc finger protein 391-like, protein MSMDRNKMVEKILQLTLEILFRLTGEDYTVVKKTSSERCQAPVSEGWGRPMSQITRPPPHPLIYEDINDQKILELTYKMIELLTGEVPIRCQNITVYFSMEEWEYLERHKDLYKDVMMEVPQPLTSSDLSSKRTTPERCPRPLLPQDCKQEDPNISQDHQGKDLTRINTTETYVIGDEWCKEEIPTYGHPDDCKQSSQAQVKSDDGTRRSQGQVKSDDCTRRSQGQMTSEIFKSEDLDLTQDNITPDIPSSLYSKNLSSVPFKKVKTSDSSQTIKKNERHKRGNKNKTALTPKKPLSNATYRKCFSLKMSFVTHKNHTQEKNFLRGKYFNQRTELVRHEGVHAGDKERVRTEEKPYSCSECGKCFTNKSNLTRHQRLHTGEMPFSCSECGKCCADKSNFIRHQKLHTGEKPFPCSECGKGFKQKSDLVVHQRIHTGEKPFSCSECGKCFARKSGLVMHQRVHTGEKLYSCLECGKCFKQKSDLVIHQKYHKGRNNIF, encoded by the exons ATGAGTATGGACAGGAACAAGATGGTGGAGAAGATATTAcaactcaccctagagatcctcttccggcttactggagag gattatacagtagtgaagaagacctctagtgagcgctgtcaggcccctgtgtctgagggatggggaagacccatgAGCCAAATCAcaaggcctccacctcaccccctgatatatgaggacatcaatgaccagaagatcctagagctcacctacaagatgattgagctgctgactggagag gttcctataagatgtcagaatatcaccgtctatttctccatggaggagtgggagtatttagaaagacacaaagatctgtacaaggacgtcatgatggaggttcctcaGCCCCTCACATcatcag atctatccagtaagaggacaacaccagagagatgtccccgtcctcttcttccacaggactgtaaacaagaagatcccaatatttctcaggatcatcag ggtaaagatctgacTCGGATTaacactacagagacatatgtgattggtgatgagtggtgtaaagaggagattcctacatatggccacccag atgactgtaaacAGAGCTCACAGGCACAAGTCAAATCAGATGATGGTACCCGGAGATCACAGGGACAAGTTAaatcagatgactgtaccaggagatcacagGGACAAATGACATCTGAAATTTTTAAATCCGAAGACCTTGATCTCACACAAGATAACATTACTCCAGATATTCCATCATCCCTTTACAGCAAAAATCTATCATCTGTGCCTTTTAAAAAGGTAAAAACTTCTGATTCATCACAGACTATTAAGAAAAATGAAAGACACAAAAGAGGCAATAAAAATAAAACTGCTCTTACACCAAAGAAGCCATTATCAAATGCAACATATAGAAAATGTTTTTCCCTCAAAATGTCTTTTGTTACTCATAAAAATCATACACAGGAGAAAAATTTTTTGCGTGGAAAATATTTTAATCAGAGAACAGAGCTTGTTAGACATGAGGGCGTTCATGCAGGGGATAAAGAAAGAGTTCGCACAgaggagaaaccatattcatgttcagaatgtgggaaatgttttacaaataaatcaaatcttactAGACATCAGAGATTACACACAGGAGAgatgcctttttcatgttcagaatgtgggaaatgttgtgcAGATAAATCAAATTTTATTAGACATCAGAaacttcacacaggggagaagccctttccatgttcagaatgtgggaaaggttttaaacagaaatcagatTTAGTTgtccatcagagaattcacacaggggagaagccattttcatgttcagaatgtgggaaatgttttgcacggaAATCAGGTCTTGTTATGCAccagagagttcacacaggagaaaaactatattcatgtttagaatgtgggaaatgttttaaacagaaatcagatTTAGTTATCCATCAAAAATATCACAAGGGGAGAAACAATATATTTTGA